In Desulfotomaculum sp., the sequence GCGTATTACATCAACCTGACCGCTTTAATCTGCATTATCCTGGGTATGGCCGGTTATGTCGGCCTGTACAGCCTCTGGCTGAAAAGAAAAACAGTCTGGAACATCATTCTTGGCGGGTTCAGCGGAGGCCTGCCGGCCCTGTTTGGCTGGGTCTGCGTGACGGGCAAAATTGATCAGATGTCTTTACTGATCGCTGTGCTGGTTGTCCTGTGGATTCCCAATCATATCTGGAACCTGGCGATATATTTCAAGGATGACTACCGCTTTGTGAAGGTCCCCATGCTTCCGGCAGTGTACAGCATAAAAACCACCCTCACCTACATTCTGCTCACTGTCGTACTGATGATTGCCGTGTCAATGCTTATCTATGCATACGGCGGCTTTGGCTCCATCTATTTCTGGACCGCGTTGATCAGCGGCCTGGCCATACTGGCGGGAAACCTGTATCTTTTTTTCTTTTACATGAACAAAAAGGCCTGGCTGCTTTACAAGCTTTCCAGCCCCTATCTCTTTCTGCTCTTCATGGCCATGCTCGTTGACCGGCTGGTTCGTTAAGAAACTTTCATCACCGCTTTTTTATAAGGAATCTCTTTCGGTATTTCCCTGGCTTCAACCAAAAAATCCTGAAGATTGTTATAATCGGATGCATCAATTGCCGATTTTGACGGCCAGGCGCCCAGTTTGCGGCAGCGGTCAATTGCTTTGGCAAGCATGCCGGGATCAACGTCCGGGTAATCCTGACCGGCGAGTTTGACTATACCGGACGTGCTTTGCTGATTCATCCAGAGCAGGGCGTTGTTTAACGCATGCACATACCTGACCATGATATTGTAATTTTCTTTTAAATACTTTTTATTTGCCAGGCAGACTGCCGCAGGGATGTCCCCGGTTTCTTCCCCCAGCGAGGCCACAATCCTGCCTGCCTCTTCTACCTCTATGCGTGACGCTTCGGGTTCTTCAACCAGAGCAAAATCCCCTGTGCCGCTTTCAAAAGCCCCGGTTTGAAAAGATTCCGGAATGTTGTTATACAGGGTTACCTGGTGGTTGGGAACCAGTCCGTGTTTAACAAGGACTCCTTTAAAGAGCACCGTTCCTCTGTCTCCAGGAAAGCCGGTTACCACGGTTTTGTACTTTAAAGAAGACCACTCGAAACTATCAGTTATTTCACGGCTGATTAAGAAAGAAATATCTCTACAGGCAAGGGCGGCAAAGGCTGTCAGATCTCCTTTTCCTTCCGCTCTTTTGCAAATTACATATTCCAGGCCGGTAACCGCCAAATCGCAGCGGCCTTCGGCGAGCGAATAAAGCAAACTTTCCCTTGTTGAGACGGTTGTGATTTCAACATCCAGATTTTCCTGCTTAAAGAAGCCCTGTCTTACAGCGATATACTGCGGCAAATACATCAGCGATCGCCCGTCTTCAAAGACTCTTATCCGCACGGGTTTTTCCGTCTGCTGCTCCTGCTCATGTTTTAAA encodes:
- the cyoE gene encoding protoheme IX farnesyltransferase — translated: MEVTIKRKELRLMVLAKSVRDYIEVSKPRSVFLLVFTSIVTMFIAAKGIHLPALLWLKAILSITLACSGVNAISCYVDRDLDAVMERTKRRPIPDGRISPATKALYWGTAHFLAAMIIAYYINLTALICIILGMAGYVGLYSLWLKRKTVWNIILGGFSGGLPALFGWVCVTGKIDQMSLLIAVLVVLWIPNHIWNLAIYFKDDYRFVKVPMLPAVYSIKTTLTYILLTVVLMIAVSMLIYAYGGFGSIYFWTALISGLAILAGNLYLFFFYMNKKAWLLYKLSSPYLFLLFMAMLVDRLVR